One Arthrobacter sp. Soc17.1.1.1 DNA segment encodes these proteins:
- a CDS encoding tyrosine-type recombinase/integrase yields the protein MSDLVLTDAYTSVPVPNRERHASSIAAWQLAQTSHHTLVAYTRDLVDYCTWLDAMGFDLLTVRRVHVDGYRHTLTGAPSTIARTLAALSSYYRYAMADGVTALNPVATVTRPAVDADHSSAQGLTRDQARALLAVARVDGPRSHALVALLLFTGIRVGEALGASTTDYGHDAGHRTLTIRRKGGKAAKVAVPAPAAVAVNEYLETSGAELIHVHGPGTAYLVRQPLFTTSTGKSWQRSEAFRTIGRLAQKAGIEGRISPHSLRHTFATIALDTGTSLHALQDSMGHADPRTTRGYDRARNNLAKSASYDVARALA from the coding sequence ATGAGCGACCTAGTTTTGACTGATGCCTATACCAGCGTGCCCGTTCCAAACCGGGAGCGACACGCCAGTAGTATCGCCGCGTGGCAACTCGCACAGACCTCCCACCACACACTCGTCGCGTACACCCGAGATCTCGTTGACTACTGCACGTGGCTGGACGCCATGGGTTTCGACCTGCTCACCGTCCGCCGGGTCCACGTCGACGGCTACCGGCACACCCTCACCGGGGCCCCGTCCACCATCGCCCGAACCCTCGCCGCCCTGTCGAGCTACTACCGGTATGCGATGGCTGATGGCGTGACAGCCCTGAACCCGGTCGCCACCGTCACCCGGCCGGCCGTCGATGCCGACCACAGCTCCGCCCAGGGCCTCACCCGAGATCAGGCACGGGCGTTGCTTGCTGTTGCCCGTGTCGACGGCCCGCGATCGCACGCTCTAGTAGCCCTACTGCTGTTCACTGGAATCAGAGTGGGGGAGGCGTTAGGCGCGAGCACCACCGACTACGGGCACGACGCCGGGCATCGGACTTTGACCATCCGGCGCAAAGGCGGCAAGGCTGCGAAGGTCGCCGTCCCCGCGCCGGCCGCCGTCGCCGTGAACGAGTACCTCGAGACCAGCGGGGCCGAGCTCATCCACGTCCACGGGCCCGGCACCGCCTACCTGGTGAGGCAGCCGTTATTTACTACCAGCACGGGGAAGTCATGGCAGCGCAGCGAGGCCTTCCGCACCATCGGGCGCCTGGCACAGAAGGCCGGTATTGAAGGGCGAATCAGTCCTCACAGCCTCCGGCACACCTTCGCGACCATCGCCCTCGACACCGGCACCAGCCTCCACGCACTCCAGGACAGCATGGGCCACGCCGACCCCCGCACCACCCGCGGATACGACCGGGCACGCAACAACCTCGCCAAATCAGCCAGCTACGACGTCGCCCGCGCCCTCGCCTAA